The Microbacterium sp. KUDC0406 genome includes a window with the following:
- a CDS encoding CaiB/BaiF CoA transferase family protein has product MTTSPLHGIRVIELGNYIAAPTTGRLLADFGADVIKIERPRTGDELRRWRLYAGDTSMLYRTTNRGKRSLVVDLRSDEGRAIVLDLIRGADVLLENFRPGTLDRWGLDADTLQQANPRLIVARISAFGQTGPLSARPGFAAVAEAYGGFRELVGEPGRPPSRTGVSIGDTIAGIYAAFGVMMSLFERERGEEDVALPLDRRTIDVALNETMLSVTESLIPEWEAYGIRRERTGGRMQGIAPSNAYLCGDGKSIVVAGNGDAIFQRYMTLIGRPDLASDPALQSNEGRWEARDVLDDAIGAWTAQRTSAAALQTLDEAGVPAGPIYTAEDVSADEQYAARGMIQRFDVHDGEELRKDVGFPGIVPVIGGVSRPITALGPDLGQHTAEILAELGWHHGRIDDYEMRMR; this is encoded by the coding sequence GTGACCACGTCACCCCTGCACGGCATCCGTGTGATCGAGCTCGGCAACTACATCGCCGCGCCGACCACCGGGCGCCTGCTCGCCGACTTCGGCGCCGACGTCATCAAGATCGAGCGTCCGCGCACCGGCGACGAGCTGCGTCGCTGGCGCCTCTACGCCGGCGACACATCGATGCTGTACCGCACCACGAACCGCGGCAAGCGCTCGCTCGTGGTGGATCTGCGCAGCGACGAGGGACGCGCGATCGTGCTGGACCTCATCCGCGGGGCCGACGTGCTGCTGGAGAACTTCCGCCCCGGCACGCTGGACCGATGGGGGCTGGACGCCGACACGCTCCAGCAGGCGAACCCGCGGCTGATCGTCGCCCGGATCTCGGCGTTCGGGCAGACCGGTCCCCTGTCCGCAAGGCCGGGGTTCGCGGCCGTCGCGGAGGCGTACGGCGGCTTCCGCGAACTGGTCGGCGAACCCGGGCGGCCGCCGAGCCGCACCGGAGTGTCGATCGGCGACACCATCGCAGGGATCTACGCCGCGTTCGGCGTGATGATGTCGCTCTTCGAACGGGAGCGAGGAGAAGAGGACGTCGCCCTGCCGCTGGATCGCCGCACGATCGACGTCGCCCTCAACGAGACGATGCTCTCGGTGACGGAATCGCTCATCCCGGAGTGGGAGGCGTACGGCATCCGGCGCGAACGCACCGGCGGGCGCATGCAGGGCATCGCACCCTCGAACGCGTACCTGTGCGGCGACGGGAAGAGCATCGTGGTCGCCGGCAACGGCGATGCGATCTTCCAGCGCTACATGACCCTGATCGGGCGGCCCGACCTGGCATCCGATCCCGCCCTGCAGTCGAACGAGGGACGCTGGGAGGCGCGCGACGTGCTCGACGACGCCATCGGCGCGTGGACCGCGCAGCGCACCAGCGCCGCGGCGCTGCAGACGCTGGACGAGGCCGGCGTGCCGGCCGGCCCGATCTACACCGCCGAGGACGTCAGCGCCGACGAGCAGTATGCCGCTCGCGGAATGATCCAGCGCTTCGACGTGCACGACGGCGAAGAGCTGCGCAAGGACGTGGGTTTTCCGGGAATCGTCCCGGTGATCGGCGGCGTGTCGCGGCCCATCACCGCGCTCGGCCCCGACCTGGGGCAGCACACCGCAGAGATCCTCGCCGAGCTCGGCTGGCACCACGGCCGGATCGACGACTACGAGATGAGGATGCGATGA
- a CDS encoding hydroxymethylglutaryl-CoA lyase, giving the protein MSVQYRDVTLRDGLQLAGKNLPTERKIALVRELFSLGVEHLEVGSMARPDLVPTMADTLDVVAGLDVADRERVWIWTATPRHVERAAAAGVRGFQYCFSASDSHNRANIGRDTEASLAAMPDAIAAASAVGGRVQLCIATSFTCPFEGVVPIDRFQAILDDPRTEGAVDVVVCDTLGQADPGEVHRRVALANERRPELGIVYHGHDTWGLGVANAAAAVEAGADVVDGALGGLGGCPFAPGASGNTALEDLVFAFRPDWLDVGAFETLVRLGEEITGSVGEPNRSRARAGARSEAHAFPWVLPA; this is encoded by the coding sequence ATGAGCGTGCAGTACCGGGATGTCACGCTGCGGGACGGCCTGCAGCTGGCGGGTAAGAACCTCCCGACCGAGCGGAAGATCGCGCTGGTGCGGGAGCTGTTCTCGCTCGGCGTCGAGCACCTCGAGGTCGGCTCCATGGCCCGGCCCGATCTCGTGCCCACCATGGCAGACACCCTCGACGTGGTCGCGGGGCTGGACGTCGCCGATCGCGAGCGGGTCTGGATCTGGACCGCGACCCCGCGTCACGTCGAGCGCGCCGCGGCCGCCGGCGTGCGCGGGTTCCAGTACTGCTTCTCGGCATCCGACAGTCACAACCGGGCGAACATCGGCCGCGACACCGAGGCCTCCCTCGCGGCGATGCCCGACGCGATCGCCGCAGCATCCGCAGTGGGCGGGCGCGTGCAGCTGTGCATCGCGACCTCGTTCACGTGCCCGTTCGAAGGGGTGGTGCCGATCGACCGGTTCCAGGCGATCCTCGACGACCCCCGCACGGAGGGGGCCGTCGACGTCGTGGTGTGCGACACCCTCGGACAGGCGGACCCCGGAGAGGTGCACCGTCGTGTCGCGCTCGCCAACGAGCGCCGCCCCGAGCTCGGCATCGTCTACCACGGCCACGACACCTGGGGGCTGGGCGTGGCCAACGCCGCCGCCGCGGTGGAGGCCGGAGCGGATGTCGTCGACGGCGCGCTGGGCGGGCTGGGCGGATGCCCGTTCGCTCCCGGCGCCTCCGGGAACACCGCGCTGGAGGATCTCGTGTTCGCGTTCCGTCCGGACTGGCTCGACGTCGGCGCCTTCGAGACCCTGGTGCGGCTCGGCGAGGAGATCACCGGGTCGGTCGGCGAGCCGAACCGGTCTCGCGCCCGCGCAGGGGCGCGCAGCGAGGCGCATGCGTTCCCCTGGGTGCTGCCGGCCTGA
- a CDS encoding RBBP9/YdeN family alpha/beta hydrolase, with amino-acid sequence MSRSAIIFHGTGGRPDVAWYPWLDGRLTDRGYRVERPSYPRINVDPIAEFLPTVLAAHDFDAETVLIGHSGGAALLLALTEHLETPVAQTILVAGYATKVNESEEPVLQDSYDWERIRANAGDLYFINSVVDPYGCDANQGRLMFDRLGGTQIVRDDGHFGDWNQQYDTFELVDRLIP; translated from the coding sequence ATGAGCAGGAGCGCGATCATCTTCCACGGCACCGGGGGACGTCCGGATGTGGCCTGGTACCCCTGGCTCGACGGCCGGCTGACGGACCGCGGCTACCGGGTGGAACGGCCGTCGTATCCCCGCATCAACGTCGATCCGATCGCGGAGTTCCTGCCGACCGTGCTCGCCGCGCACGACTTCGACGCCGAGACCGTGCTGATCGGGCACTCCGGCGGTGCCGCGCTGCTGCTCGCGCTGACGGAGCATCTCGAGACGCCGGTGGCCCAGACGATTCTGGTCGCCGGGTACGCCACGAAGGTGAACGAGTCCGAGGAGCCGGTGCTGCAGGACTCCTACGACTGGGAGCGCATCCGCGCGAATGCCGGTGACCTGTACTTCATCAACTCGGTCGTCGACCCGTACGGATGCGACGCGAATCAGGGGCGGCTGATGTTCGATCGTCTCGGCGGCACGCAGATCGTCCGTGATGATGGCCACTTCGGCGATTGGAACCAGCAGTACGACACTTTCGAGCTGGTCGACCGTCTGATCCCGTAG